The proteins below come from a single Candidatus Eisenbacteria bacterium genomic window:
- a CDS encoding metal ABC transporter permease, whose product MSGFFQALMNQSFLQNALLAGILASIGCGVVGTYVVVKKIGYLAGGIAHAVLGGMGLAIFLGQPPMAGATIAALVAALIIGWVSLRWRQHEDTLIGALWAVGMAIGIIFISKTPGYNVDLMSYLFGNILMVSRLDIIMMTILDLVIILIVFLFYRLFLAVCFDDEFARLQGVPVNLFYLLLLCLTALTVVLLIQVVGLILVIALLTLPAAIAGHHVGSLGRMMVVAVILGALFTSGGLILSYEPDLPAGASIILLAAGGYILSFFGKYLMTRRRRKRTS is encoded by the coding sequence ATGAGTGGTTTCTTTCAAGCCTTAATGAACCAGAGCTTTCTCCAGAATGCCCTTCTGGCCGGGATTCTGGCGAGTATTGGTTGTGGTGTTGTGGGCACCTACGTTGTCGTTAAGAAGATCGGCTATTTGGCGGGGGGGATCGCCCACGCCGTGCTGGGCGGGATGGGGCTCGCCATTTTTCTCGGACAACCGCCGATGGCCGGCGCGACGATTGCGGCCCTGGTTGCGGCTCTGATCATCGGCTGGGTCAGCCTTCGATGGAGGCAGCATGAGGATACCCTGATCGGCGCCCTGTGGGCGGTTGGGATGGCCATCGGTATCATTTTTATCTCCAAAACCCCGGGATATAACGTTGATTTGATGAGTTATCTCTTCGGCAATATTCTGATGGTCTCGCGACTTGATATCATCATGATGACGATTTTGGATCTCGTAATCATTCTCATCGTCTTTCTCTTTTATAGACTTTTTCTCGCCGTTTGTTTTGACGACGAGTTTGCCCGCCTCCAAGGTGTTCCGGTGAATCTTTTCTATTTACTTTTACTTTGCCTGACGGCGCTGACGGTTGTCCTTCTCATCCAAGTTGTCGGGCTTATTCTTGTCATCGCCCTTCTGACCCTCCCCGCCGCCATTGCGGGCCACCATGTCGGATCCCTGGGACGGATGATGGTTGTCGCTGTCATTCTCGGCGCTCTATTTACAAGCGGCGGCCTGATTCTTTCGTATGAACCGGATCTTCCCGCGGGCGCCTCCATCATTCTCTTGGCGGCGGGCGGCTATATTCTTTCTTTTTTCGGAAAATACCTGATGACCCGCCGGCGCCGGAAACGGACGAGTTGA
- a CDS encoding metal ABC transporter ATP-binding protein yields the protein MEPVIVFKNLSFSYGSFPVLQNIDLTIERGEFLGVVGPNAGGKSTLLKIALGLLEPSSGSVTVLGRRASQGREAIGYVPQRATAVRDFPISVEETVLLGRLSATHLIGGYRQEDRAAAELAMNEAQILDIRSRPLGNLSGGQFQRVLIARALAGEPKILMFDEPTANIDPHVEKSIFDLLRQLNERMTIIVVSHDIGFISQYVTRVACLNKTLVCHRTSALTGETIERIYGSDIHLIDHKHHLGPEPPS from the coding sequence ATGGAACCGGTCATCGTTTTTAAGAATCTCTCCTTCTCCTACGGATCGTTCCCGGTGCTCCAGAATATTGATCTCACCATTGAAAGGGGTGAATTTCTCGGTGTCGTCGGGCCCAACGCCGGCGGTAAGAGCACCCTTCTTAAAATCGCACTGGGGCTTCTTGAGCCCTCGTCCGGCTCCGTAACGGTACTGGGCCGGAGGGCGAGCCAGGGGCGGGAAGCGATAGGGTACGTTCCGCAGCGCGCCACGGCGGTGCGGGATTTCCCTATTTCAGTCGAAGAAACGGTTCTACTGGGAAGGCTGAGCGCCACGCACCTTATCGGCGGATATCGACAGGAGGATCGGGCGGCCGCGGAACTGGCCATGAATGAGGCCCAGATACTCGATATTAGAAGCCGCCCGCTCGGCAACCTTTCCGGAGGGCAATTTCAAAGGGTTCTGATCGCCCGCGCGCTGGCGGGAGAGCCCAAAATCCTCATGTTTGATGAGCCGACAGCCAATATTGATCCGCATGTTGAAAAATCGATCTTCGATCTTCTCCGGCAATTGAATGAGCGTATGACGATCATCGTCGTCTCGCATGACATCGGATTCATATCCCAGTATGTGACCCGAGTCGCCTGTCTGAATAAAACGCTGGTCTGTCATAGAACCTCCGCGCTTACCGGTGAAACGATTGAAAGGATTTACGGATCCGATATACACTTGATAGACCATAAACACCATCTCGGTCCGGAGCCCCCGTCATGA
- a CDS encoding SO_0444 family Cu/Zn efflux transporter — protein MEIHPTGWGITAVEDCNVSWIPTVLTEAWNLFYLAAPFILFGLLMAGVLQILLSPSRILRWMGQSGLSAVVRAALLGIPLPLCSCSVLPTAIALHRRGASEPATASFLITTPETNIAALILTWGLLGPLMAIFRPLASFLTGTLAGILSIASTSDEEGGAPHTGAAAQPPECGCRIDEASHLDQNPEDFVGFRQFRLSFKRWLRSLFLEFPQKSSGAPIKSKPEESVVPFPAILHSIGRYAFTRALDDIAFYLIIGLLLAGVLGALFPADLAERGAGSQLLTMIVVLLIAVPMYTCSSGSTPVAAALVAAGFSPGTALVLLLAGPAVSIVSILVVANHFGRRFLKIYLISVILGTLAWGLALDALLRVTGLTISASLAPPAGGLTALLHFLCVVLLAALLVWRLWAGAAREPLSQMRGNFISIREHPGTQSAIASIRAHKIPIRRAMIGGSLILGILIYGLTGFKSVPPDSMGFGRVFNKVTRKNLAPGLHWALPAPFGGIDVWRVNYPRKTDVGYRTDLEMIANRRELRSQSPPDVWHSPVAAMNSDPTVASYLSGDENLFEMSFSVHYFLSDPYNYFYELDKSLDLVNLYAQAVAREIIGSSLLDSLLTSDRSHVELYIRDNLQTHLTHLKTGIRIVSIHLIDIHPPQEAVHAFRDVSSAREDRQTFIHEAYVVTEREIPIARGQSKVEIAEVEAVSLAATAEAKGKAIGYIAQVEAYQRHPAILRDLLWLETSESVLAGRQKFIVPPGTQGHGVILWKLPATLPAPSGN, from the coding sequence ATGGAAATCCACCCAACCGGGTGGGGTATCACCGCCGTCGAGGACTGCAATGTGAGTTGGATTCCCACTGTATTGACCGAGGCCTGGAACCTCTTCTACCTGGCCGCGCCCTTTATCCTCTTTGGGCTGCTGATGGCAGGAGTTCTTCAGATTCTGCTCTCTCCGAGCCGCATTTTGAGATGGATGGGTCAATCGGGCCTTTCCGCCGTCGTCAGGGCGGCTCTCCTCGGCATCCCGCTCCCCCTCTGCAGCTGCAGCGTTCTCCCGACCGCCATTGCCCTGCACCGCCGGGGAGCCAGTGAGCCGGCGACCGCCTCTTTTCTTATCACGACTCCCGAAACAAATATCGCCGCGCTGATCCTCACCTGGGGTTTGCTGGGCCCCCTCATGGCGATCTTCCGTCCTCTCGCCTCATTCCTAACGGGAACACTCGCCGGGATCCTCTCGATCGCCTCGACGAGCGACGAAGAGGGTGGCGCACCCCATACCGGCGCAGCCGCCCAGCCCCCGGAGTGCGGATGCCGGATCGATGAGGCTTCTCATCTCGATCAAAACCCAGAAGATTTTGTCGGTTTCCGGCAATTCCGGCTCTCTTTCAAAAGGTGGCTCCGCTCGCTCTTCCTGGAATTTCCACAAAAATCATCCGGAGCGCCCATCAAATCCAAGCCGGAAGAATCGGTTGTCCCTTTCCCCGCTATTTTGCACTCGATCGGGCGGTATGCCTTCACCCGGGCTCTCGACGATATCGCTTTTTATCTCATCATCGGTCTTCTCCTCGCCGGTGTGCTCGGCGCTTTATTCCCGGCGGATTTGGCGGAGCGCGGCGCCGGTTCACAGCTCCTCACAATGATTGTCGTCCTCCTGATCGCCGTCCCCATGTATACCTGTTCATCCGGGAGCACGCCGGTGGCGGCCGCTCTCGTCGCGGCCGGATTCAGTCCCGGGACGGCCCTGGTGCTGCTTCTGGCCGGTCCCGCGGTGAGTATCGTCAGTATTCTGGTTGTGGCGAATCACTTCGGGCGCCGCTTTCTGAAGATCTATCTCATCAGTGTCATCCTGGGGACCCTTGCCTGGGGCTTGGCTCTCGATGCTCTCCTCCGCGTCACGGGTTTAACAATTTCAGCCAGCCTCGCGCCCCCCGCCGGCGGGTTAACAGCGCTCTTACATTTTCTGTGTGTTGTTCTTCTCGCTGCGCTTCTTGTCTGGCGGCTCTGGGCCGGCGCCGCCCGCGAACCGCTATCACAAATGCGGGGGAACTTCATCTCGATCCGCGAGCATCCGGGAACACAATCGGCGATCGCGTCCATCCGCGCCCATAAAATCCCGATCCGCCGCGCCATGATCGGCGGATCCCTCATTCTCGGCATCCTGATCTATGGACTCACGGGTTTCAAAAGTGTTCCGCCGGATTCGATGGGGTTCGGCCGGGTCTTTAACAAAGTAACGAGGAAGAATCTCGCCCCCGGACTCCATTGGGCGCTTCCGGCTCCGTTCGGGGGAATTGATGTTTGGCGGGTCAACTATCCCAGAAAGACCGACGTCGGATACCGCACTGATCTTGAGATGATCGCCAACCGCCGCGAACTCCGCAGCCAGTCTCCGCCGGATGTCTGGCATAGCCCCGTGGCCGCGATGAATTCCGATCCAACCGTCGCGAGTTATCTGAGCGGCGACGAAAACCTGTTTGAGATGAGCTTTTCAGTTCATTATTTCCTCTCCGACCCCTATAACTATTTTTATGAATTGGATAAAAGCTTGGATCTGGTTAATCTTTACGCTCAGGCCGTAGCCCGCGAGATCATCGGTTCCAGTTTGCTGGATTCACTGCTCACGAGCGACCGGTCCCACGTCGAATTGTATATCCGCGACAACCTGCAAACCCATTTAACCCATCTCAAAACCGGAATCCGTATTGTCTCCATCCATCTGATCGATATCCATCCGCCTCAGGAAGCGGTCCACGCCTTCCGCGACGTTTCAAGCGCCCGGGAAGACCGTCAGACCTTCATTCATGAAGCCTATGTCGTCACGGAGCGTGAAATCCCCATCGCGCGAGGGCAATCAAAAGTGGAAATCGCTGAAGTAGAGGCGGTCTCCCTGGCCGCGACGGCCGAAGCGAAAGGCAAAGCCATAGGATATATCGCGCAGGTTGAGGCTTATCAACGGCATCCTGCTATTTTGAGAGATCTGCTCTGGCTTGAAACGAGCGAGTCCGTATTGGCGGGGCGCCAGAAATTCATTGTCCCCCCGGGCACACAAGGGCATGGCGTGATTTTGTGGAAGCTCCCCGCAACCCTGCCGGCTCCCAGCGGGAACTGA
- the hflK gene encoding FtsH protease activity modulator HflK — MTGHKGLLALLGVFLIALIWIAGGIYTVQNGEAAVLKRFGGLQREGIGPGLHFCIPRPVDETQIAKTGEVHRIRIAGDTGSKLEFITGDENLIDTDIVVQYRISGLREYLFGTKSPDDVLQQAVRTALLETASKMKVDDILTSGKTLIQNEVRIKTQDWLKKYGTGITVVAVTLQSVDPPVEAAAAFRRVSDARAESAQSINNAESQRERKLSLARAESAQMIAAAEVEAENRFSAAVGAAQWFGPLLQQNRDAPLQTRVELYRKVMEDVLSKAEMIILAPGESPRIDVHLRRGEKE, encoded by the coding sequence ATGACCGGCCATAAGGGCCTATTAGCCCTGCTGGGCGTCTTTCTCATCGCTCTGATCTGGATCGCCGGCGGGATCTATACGGTTCAGAACGGTGAAGCCGCCGTCCTGAAGAGATTCGGCGGCCTCCAACGCGAGGGCATCGGGCCCGGCCTGCATTTCTGTATCCCCAGACCCGTCGATGAAACCCAAATCGCGAAGACCGGCGAGGTGCATCGAATTCGGATTGCCGGTGATACGGGTTCAAAGCTTGAATTTATAACCGGCGATGAAAACCTCATTGACACCGACATTGTTGTACAATACCGCATCAGCGGGCTGAGAGAATATCTCTTCGGAACGAAGTCGCCCGACGATGTGCTGCAGCAAGCGGTACGCACCGCTCTCCTGGAGACGGCCAGCAAAATGAAGGTTGACGATATCCTGACATCCGGGAAGACATTGATTCAGAATGAGGTCCGCATCAAGACCCAAGATTGGCTCAAGAAGTATGGGACCGGCATCACCGTTGTGGCCGTAACATTACAATCGGTCGATCCCCCGGTTGAGGCGGCCGCGGCCTTCCGCCGGGTAAGCGACGCGCGGGCCGAATCAGCCCAGTCGATCAATAATGCGGAAAGCCAGCGCGAGCGCAAGCTCAGCCTGGCCCGGGCCGAATCAGCCCAGATGATTGCCGCGGCTGAAGTGGAGGCCGAAAACAGATTTTCAGCGGCGGTGGGAGCCGCACAATGGTTTGGACCTCTCCTGCAACAAAACCGTGACGCGCCTCTTCAAACGCGAGTGGAGTTGTATCGCAAAGTGATGGAGGATGTCTTGAGTAAAGCTGAAATGATTATCCTTGCGCCGGGTGAATCACCCCGCATTGATGTTCATCTCCGGCGCGGCGAGAAAGAATGA
- a CDS encoding zinc-dependent alcohol dehydrogenase family protein: MRAMVLESPCKPLIMKEISDPVPETGQVLVKVHACGICRTDLHIVDGELPDLGRPVIPGHQVVGRVVGVGSGVNDLSEGDRVGLPWLGWTCGRCDDCSNGRENLCDQAKFHGYQLNGGFAEKVCADARYAFPIPDGYPDLQAAPLLCGGLIGYRAYRMAGEGKRLGFYGFGSAAHILIQLARYEGREVYAFTRSGDEERQNFARRLGAVWAGSSDDIPPERLDAAILFAPVGALVPRSLEHVRKGGRVVSAGIYMSDIPSFPYKILWGERSVHSVANLTRQDGVEFLKLAPRVPVQTEVSTYPLEEANRALDDLRHGRFNGSAVLVL, encoded by the coding sequence ATGCGAGCCATGGTTCTGGAATCACCGTGCAAGCCTTTGATTATGAAAGAGATTTCGGATCCTGTTCCGGAAACCGGACAGGTCCTTGTGAAGGTTCATGCCTGCGGCATTTGCCGGACCGATCTGCATATCGTCGACGGCGAGCTTCCCGACCTCGGCCGGCCGGTCATTCCCGGTCATCAGGTTGTGGGCCGTGTCGTCGGCGTCGGCTCCGGCGTTAACGATCTTTCCGAGGGAGACCGGGTCGGATTGCCTTGGTTGGGATGGACCTGCGGCCGCTGCGATGATTGTTCAAACGGCCGGGAGAATCTCTGCGACCAGGCCAAGTTTCATGGTTATCAATTAAACGGCGGTTTCGCGGAAAAGGTGTGCGCCGATGCCCGTTACGCCTTTCCGATTCCCGATGGATATCCGGATCTACAGGCGGCCCCACTGCTCTGCGGCGGACTCATCGGCTACCGGGCCTACCGCATGGCCGGCGAAGGCAAGCGGCTCGGCTTTTACGGTTTCGGATCGGCCGCCCATATCCTGATTCAGCTGGCCCGCTACGAGGGGCGGGAGGTTTATGCTTTCACCCGTTCGGGTGATGAAGAAAGGCAAAACTTTGCCCGGCGGCTCGGGGCCGTCTGGGCCGGTTCGTCGGATGACATTCCGCCCGAGCGCCTCGATGCGGCCATCCTTTTTGCGCCGGTGGGCGCTCTCGTCCCGCGTTCGTTGGAACATGTCCGGAAGGGGGGACGGGTTGTCTCCGCCGGCATCTATATGAGTGATATACCCTCGTTCCCGTATAAGATCCTGTGGGGAGAACGATCGGTCCATTCGGTCGCCAATCTCACCCGCCAAGACGGCGTCGAATTTTTGAAGCTGGCGCCGCGTGTGCCGGTACAAACCGAGGTTTCAACGTATCCCTTGGAGGAGGCGAACCGGGCTTTGGATGATCTGCGGCACGGGCGTTTCAACGGTTCCGCCGTGCTGGTGCTTTAG
- a CDS encoding protease modulator HflC has protein sequence MKTRRSFFWGLLAVLLLGWISTVLFAIDETEIAVVTRFGRPLPKVAQPGLNVKMPWPIDDVERLDSRLLLFDNEPIEMLTADKKNLLIDSFICWHIADPLRYTQTVRTRDEAEARLLDISVSELGAAIGSEPMDSFLDVTGKSVKFADISRRVTEAMNQITSAGFGIEVLDFQINGFNFPDQNRSSVISRMRAERSRIATRYRSEGEESALVIKAEATTERERILARARSMADSIRGAGEAEALRILGEAYAEDPEFYRFLRTLESYKKIIDEETTIFIESDSKLMKVLTGE, from the coding sequence ATGAAAACCCGACGTTCTTTCTTCTGGGGTCTCTTGGCCGTTCTTCTTCTCGGCTGGATTTCGACCGTGCTGTTCGCGATCGACGAGACGGAAATCGCCGTGGTGACTCGCTTTGGACGGCCCCTTCCAAAAGTGGCCCAGCCGGGACTGAATGTTAAAATGCCATGGCCGATCGACGATGTTGAACGGCTCGACTCCCGGCTCCTTCTTTTTGATAACGAACCGATTGAGATGTTGACCGCAGACAAAAAGAACCTTCTCATCGATAGTTTTATTTGCTGGCACATTGCCGATCCGCTGCGCTATACACAAACAGTGCGGACCCGGGACGAGGCGGAGGCCCGGCTGCTGGACATCTCGGTTTCTGAATTGGGCGCCGCCATTGGAAGTGAACCGATGGACTCTTTCCTCGACGTGACGGGCAAATCCGTCAAGTTCGCGGATATCAGCCGGCGCGTCACCGAGGCTATGAACCAGATCACCTCCGCGGGTTTCGGAATCGAAGTACTCGACTTCCAGATCAATGGATTCAATTTCCCCGATCAGAACCGATCCAGTGTTATCAGCCGGATGCGTGCGGAGCGGTCGCGGATCGCCACGCGGTACCGCAGCGAGGGAGAGGAGTCGGCGCTTGTGATTAAGGCGGAGGCGACGACGGAGCGCGAACGCATTCTCGCGCGGGCCCGATCGATGGCCGATTCGATTCGAGGCGCCGGCGAGGCCGAAGCCCTGCGCATTCTGGGCGAGGCCTATGCCGAGGATCCGGAGTTCTACCGCTTCTTAAGAACACTAGAGAGCTATAAAAAGATCATTGACGAGGAAACGACGATCTTCATCGAATCCGACTCAAAACTCATGAAGGTCCTTACCGGTGAATGA
- a CDS encoding zinc ABC transporter substrate-binding protein has product MSQWVRGLLGGAVILFLGASASSVEASADPLSVFVSVLPLKSFVESVGGDRVQVSVMVGPGQSPATYEPTPKQMSQLAESRLYFRVGVPFENVWIDRLQSVNPQMMIIDLRKDLPLRTFEAGGAGASHAGHDHVEEHDHGSFDPHVWTSPPLAKMMAERIRDTLRELDAGNSALYDEGYRRFSAELDSLDADIRRELADLPSRRFMVFHPSWGYFAETYNLEQIPIEYEGKEPGAKMLARVIQIGKEEGIRVVFVQEQFNASIAETVARAIGAQVVKVDPLAPDYAANLKRTAAAFATAMR; this is encoded by the coding sequence ATGTCACAATGGGTCAGGGGCCTCCTTGGAGGCGCCGTCATCCTTTTTCTTGGGGCTTCGGCCTCGTCAGTGGAAGCATCGGCTGATCCGCTTTCGGTTTTTGTCAGTGTCCTGCCGCTGAAGTCCTTTGTTGAGAGTGTCGGGGGAGATCGCGTGCAGGTATCCGTCATGGTCGGCCCCGGTCAGAGTCCCGCCACCTATGAACCGACACCGAAGCAGATGTCGCAGCTGGCGGAATCAAGGCTCTACTTTAGGGTCGGGGTCCCCTTTGAGAATGTTTGGATCGACCGGCTGCAATCGGTCAATCCGCAGATGATGATCATTGATCTGAGAAAAGATCTTCCCCTGAGGACCTTTGAGGCGGGCGGCGCCGGCGCTTCGCATGCGGGTCATGATCATGTAGAAGAGCATGACCATGGCTCGTTTGACCCGCATGTCTGGACAAGCCCGCCGCTGGCAAAGATGATGGCGGAGAGGATTCGGGACACTCTGAGAGAGCTCGACGCCGGGAACAGCGCTCTCTACGACGAGGGGTATCGGCGATTTTCCGCGGAGCTGGACAGCCTGGATGCCGATATCCGCCGGGAATTGGCGGATCTCCCCTCCCGTAGATTCATGGTTTTCCATCCCTCATGGGGGTATTTCGCCGAAACGTATAACCTTGAGCAGATTCCTATCGAGTATGAGGGGAAGGAGCCTGGCGCAAAGATGTTGGCGCGGGTGATACAAATTGGGAAGGAAGAGGGCATCAGAGTCGTTTTTGTACAAGAACAATTCAACGCCTCCATTGCGGAAACGGTGGCCCGGGCGATCGGCGCGCAAGTCGTCAAGGTGGATCCCCTGGCGCCGGATTACGCGGCGAACCTGAAAAGGACGGCGGCGGCCTTTGCCACAGCCATGAGATAG
- a CDS encoding isoamylase early set domain-containing protein → MMLKKTPTRSGRACRVTFTLPTEVEAKKAHLCGDFNGWERPGRPMIRRKDGRFSTTLTLKTGREYRFRYLLDGERWENDWVADNYLPNPFGGEDSVLKL, encoded by the coding sequence ATGATGCTCAAGAAAACACCGACACGAAGCGGAAGGGCCTGCAGGGTCACCTTCACACTTCCCACCGAGGTTGAAGCGAAAAAGGCCCATTTATGCGGTGATTTCAATGGCTGGGAAAGACCGGGGCGGCCGATGATCCGCCGCAAGGATGGCCGCTTCTCCACAACATTGACCCTGAAAACCGGCCGCGAGTATAGGTTTCGTTATCTTCTCGATGGAGAAAGGTGGGAAAACGATTGGGTTGCCGACAACTATCTCCCGAATCCCTTTGGCGGGGAAGATTCGGTCCTCAAGCTATAA